The genomic window CTTAACCTTTACATGTGCTGATTTGGGCGCGAATTCAGTCACTCTAAGTGTGGAAGATGCCGCAGGCAACACAGATAGTTGTACGTCAACGGTCACAGTGATAGATGATATTGATCCTGTGATTACGACACTTCCTAATGCGGTTTACACCGTTGTCGCCGACGCCACCTCCGGCACGGCGCCCGCTCCCGATCTGCGCTCAGAAGTGACCGCCACCGATAATTGCGGCACTGTATCGGTCACCCAGTCGCCTGCGATCGGAGCGACCTTGAGCATCGGTTCCACACCGGTCACCCTTACGGTTACAGACACAAGCGGTAATACCGCGCAATGTGGTACAAGCATTAAGGTAGAAGACCAAACGGCGCCTGTTGCGATCTGTAAAGACATTGACGTTTATTTGAGCGCTCCTGAGATCACGCCTGCCGACGTGGATGATGGCAGTTACGACAATTATCAAATCGCTGCGAGATTGATTAACGGTTCCTCAAGTATTAGCTTCGGTGTGGGCGATGTGGGCGCATAAAATGTGACGCTTCGTGTAGAAGACACTTCCGGTAATTCGGATGAGTGCATCGCCGTTGTAACGGTAATCGACGATATCACGATACCGGACGAAGGTGAAGGTGAACCTGCCGAAGGCGAACCTGCCGAAGGTGAACCTGTTGAAGGTGAACCTGCCGAAGGCGAACCTGTAGAAGGTGAACCTGTTGAAGGCGAACCCGCCGAAGGCGAACCCGTAGAAGGTGAACCTGCCGAAGGCGAACCTGCCGAAGGTGAACCTGCCGAAGGCGAGCCCGCCGAAGGTGAACCTGTAGAAGGACTTCAAGTGTCCGCAGACGGTTTGACCGAGATCTATGTCCCCGAAGGCTCATCGGCTTCCTTCAAGATTCTTGTCGCGGGTGCGGAAGGCAGCCTGTCCTATCAATGGTATCGTCACACGGAAGACAAGGCGCTTGACGCCATTCCGAACGGTGTTGATCCCATTTATAGCATTGCTTCCGTTTCCTATGAAGATATCGGTCAGTATCAGTGTGAAGTAAATGATAGTGTCCTTGACGAATCGGCATGGTCGCCTATCTTCACGCTGGGCATTATTTCCGGTGTACCCATTGCGGGTCTTGCCGGCCTGGCACTGCTTGGCGCGGTCTCCGCTGTGATGGGCGTATCGGTCCTACGTAAACGCCGTTAACTCTTATCTGTTTGTGTTTGCGCCGGCGGCATTATTTGTCGCCGGCGCTTTTTTTATGGGGTTTTATGACGTTAAAATATGCAACAGTGTGGGCAGTCATGCTATGCTGATGGAGGGGAAAACACCAAGCCTTATGACAGGGAATCACTGCCATTGAATCCATCACTCAAACGCCGCTTATCGGTTATGATGTTTTTGCAATATGCCGTTCCCGGCGCAACTGTGCCCATTCTCAGCCTCTATTTGAAAGATCATTTGGGGATTGCGCCTTTCCGGGCGGGCATGATTATGGCGATGCCTTCGGCGGCGGCGAGTGTAGCGCCTTTGATCGCATCGCGCATCGCGGATCGTTGGATGGGTGCGCGAAGCATGTTGATGCTATGTCATGGTCTGGCTGCCTTGCTCATGCTGTGGCTCTA from Candidatus Hydrogenedentota bacterium includes these protein-coding regions:
- a CDS encoding immunoglobulin domain-containing protein, with protein sequence MTEIYVPEGSSASFKILVAGAEGSLSYQWYRHTEDKALDAIPNGVDPIYSIASVSYEDIGQYQCEVNDSVLDESAWSPIFTLGIISGVPIAGLAGLALLGAVSAVMGVSVLRKRR